A single region of the Lepeophtheirus salmonis chromosome 12, UVic_Lsal_1.4, whole genome shotgun sequence genome encodes:
- the stck gene encoding LIM and senescent cell antigen-like-containing domain protein 1, which produces MNLERLSCGRCDEGLDPYGEVVNSSGELYHPECFVCVQCFRPFVDGVFYEFEGRKYCEHDFNVLFAPCCGKCGEFIVGRVLKAMSSTWHPHCFTCQMCHKELADLGFIKNQGRALCHACNDKVKAQGLGKWMCQKCHSFIDDEPLRFKGETFHPYHFNCSFCGSELTSTAREVRARPGYTANELNELYCLRCHDKMGIPICGACHRPIEERVVTALGKHWHVEHFVCTKCEKPFLGSRHFERKGLAYCETHYHQLFGNLCYVCNQVIQGDVFTALNKAWCVNHFACSSCDQKMTVKTKFYEVDLKPVCKKCYDKFPRELRLRLKRYHEKEVSHDHALNKL; this is translated from the exons ATGAATTTGGAGAGACTGAGTTGTGGTCGTTGTGACGAAGGGTTGGATCCCTACGGAGAAGTAGTTAATTCCAGTGGTGAGTTGTATCACCCGGAGTGTTTTGT GTGCGTCCAATGTTTCAGGCCCTTTGTTGATGGAGTGTTTTATGAATTTGAGGGTCGTAAGTACTGTGAGCATGACTTCAACGTTTTGTTCGCTCCTTGTTGTGGAAAATGTG GAGAGTTCATCGTGGGACGTGTGCTGAAGGCCATGTCCTCCACTTGGCATCCTCACTGTTTTACCTGTCAAATGTGCCACAAGGAGCTCGCAGATCTGGGCTTCATCAAGAATCAAGGACGCGCACTTTGTCATGCTTGCAATGACAAGGTTAAGGCCCAGGGACTGGGGAAATGGATGTGTCAAAAGTGTCACTCCTTCATTGATGATGAGCCTCTGAGATTCAAAGGGGAAACATTTCATCCCTATCATTTTAATTGTTCTTTCTGTGGATCAGAGTTAACTTCCACTGCAAGAGAGGTTCGGGCTCGTCCTGGATACACCGCTAATGAGTTG AATGAGCTCTATTGTTTGAGGTGCCATGATAAAATGGGTATACCGATATGCGGGGCATGTCATCGTCCCATTGAAGAACGCGTTGTCACTGCTTTGGGTAAACATTGGCATGTAGAACATTTTGTATGTACGAAATGTGAAAAGCCATTTTTGGGAAGTCGTCATTTTGAGCGTAAAGGGTTAGCCTATTGTGAAACTCATTATCATCAGTTATTTGGTAATTTGTGCTACGTTTGTAACCAAGTCATTCAAGGTGATGTTTTCACTGCTCTTAATAAAGCATG GTGTGTTAATCATTTTGCATGCTCGTCTTGTGATCAGAAAATGACtgttaaaactaaattttatgaaGTTGACTTAAAACCTGTCTGTAAAAAATGCTATGATAA atttccaCGGGAGCTTCGGTTACGTCTAAAGAGATATCATGAAAAGGAAGTTTCACATGATCACGCTCTGAACAAGCTTTAA
- the LOC121126585 gene encoding calcium permeable stress-gated cation channel 1 isoform X2 yields the protein MMDDSLSDTQCLNPGLNSSSFPFSLSSNPYGGIPQNILANFVAWTFLIVLFGILRRFAGNYGRLALMRISSPSIDSPWTQVFYPNDLDGDMDEDSGGFYSWLISIFTLSDAKIRSRCGLDAVQYLSFQRHLILFTFFITLICMGVILPINFQGNLQGTKADFGHTTISNLRGDDHRLWIHVLLSLLFLPLGILIMKRFSTTLKTEDGGACISSRTIMLAKVPRSFCTEPKISAYFYRHHSNLEIDKIYIARDVSKLIPLYNKWNRVRLARIYCEVHDKDLLVSHGRLGLSTICCTTSEKAYDYYCSEEKKYFDQLVRCEAIARNSSIGVAFITFKDKTSAQQVNNIYSNFLKKLKNYTRTKYSLENEIKPWKWTIRLAPPPEDIYWENLDYDSHRLFIVKVILVNIALFGVLFFFTSPAYILSQLQLFITTVFGTSDFRLPQKINDFVPTLMLWMLSALLPNIVAYSDLLMGHWRRSVENIWIMKKIFFYLLFMVLILPSIGLTSLLAFARLLFYDNAISHPSKLKWNCIFLPDNGAFFVNYVITSALVGTGLELIRFTELFMYAVRMWLAKSIAEVSSVRCANLFEFPFGYNYGWILLIFALTIAYAVVCPLITPFGLFYLIMKHGVDRYNLYYAYKRSKINKNIHFLAVNCVIVSLLIQQVH from the exons ATGATGGATGATTCTCTCTCAGACACTCAGTGTCTGAATCCTGGACTTAACTCTTCTTCTTTCCCCTTTTCTCTGAGTTCGAATCCCTATGGGGGAATCCCACAAAACATATTGGCTAATTTCGTGGCCTGGACTTTTTTGATTGTTCTCTTCGGAATTTTACGTCGATTTGCGGGTAATTATGGTCGATTGGCATTAATGAGGATATCTTCGCCCAGTATTGATTCTCCCTGGACTCAAGTGTTTTATCCTAATGACTTGGATGGGGATATGGATGAGGATTCTGGAGGATTTTATTCATGGCTAATTTCTATATTTACTTTATCTGACGCAAAGATTAGATCTAGATGTGGATTGGATGCCGTCCAGTATCTTTCCTTCCAACGGCACCTCATTctctttacttttttcattactttGATTTGTATGG GTGTTATCTTACCAATTAACTTTCAGGGTAATTTACAAGGAACAAAAGCGGATTTTGGTCATACAACAATTTCTAATTTACGTGGAGATGATCATAGGCTGTGGATTCATGTTTTactctctttattatttttaccattgGGAATTCTTATAATGAAACGCTTTAGTACTACACTTAAAACTGAAGATGGGGGTGCATGCATAAGTTCAAGAACTATCATGTTGGCAAAAGTTCCAAGATCTTTTTGTACAGAACCGAAAATATCTGCATACTTTTACAGACATCATTCAAATTTAGAAATAGACAAAATATACATTGCACGGgatgtttcaaaattaataccattatataataaatggaaTAGAGTTAGACTTGCTCGAATTTACTGTGAAGTGCATGATAAGGATTTGTTAGTCAGTCATGGAAGATTGGGCTTATCTACTATATGCTGTACTACTTCGGAAAAGGCTTATGACTATTACTGttctgaggaaaaaaaatattttgaccaaCTTGTACGATGTGAAGCCATTGCAAGGAATAGCTCAATTGGAGTCGCTTTTATCACATTCAAAGACAAGACTTCCGCGCAAcaagttaataatatttatagcaattttctcaaaaagttaaagaaCTACACCAGAACCAAATATAGCTTAGAGAATGAAATAAAGCCGTGGAAGTGGACAATACGTCTAGCTCCACCACCAGAGGATATTTACTGGGAAAACTTGGATTATGATTCGCATCGGTTATTCatagttaaagttattttggtTAACATTGCTCTATTTggtgttctatttttttttacttctcctGCTTATATACTATCCCAACTGCAACTTTTTATAACCACAGTATTTGGTACAAGTGATTTTAGACTACCCCAAAAGATAAATGATTTTGTTCCCACATTGATGCTTTGGATGTTATCTGCGCTTTTGCCAAATATTGTGGCTTATTCAGATCTACTTATGGGGCACTGGAGACGAAGTGTTGAAAATATCTGGATAatgaagaaaatctttttttacctTCTATTTATGGTTCTAATTTTGCCCTCCATTGGACTTACCTCTTTACTTGCTTTTGCTCGATTATTATTCTATGATAATGCAATTAGTCATCCTTCTAAACTTAAGtggaattgtatttttcttccgGATAATGGtgcattttttgttaattatgtcATCACTTCGGCTCTCGTGGGAACAGGCTTGGAATTAATCAGATTTActgaattatttatgtatgcagTCAGGATGTGGTTAGCTAAATCCATAGCTGAGGTATCATCCGTTCGATGCGCAAATCTGTTCGAATTTCCATTTGGTTATAATTATG GATGGATTCTTCTTATCTTTGCCTTGACTATTGCTTATGCTGTTGTTTGTCCTTTAATTACTCCATTTGgattgttttatttgataatgaaaCATGGAGTTGACcgctataatttatattatgcatataaacggtccaaaatcaataaaaacattcacTTCCTTGCAGTTAATTGTGTAATTGTTTCACTTCTAATACAGCAAg TGCATTAG
- the LOC121126585 gene encoding calcium permeable stress-gated cation channel 1 isoform X1 — protein sequence MMDDSLSDTQCLNPGLNSSSFPFSLSSNPYGGIPQNILANFVAWTFLIVLFGILRRFAGNYGRLALMRISSPSIDSPWTQVFYPNDLDGDMDEDSGGFYSWLISIFTLSDAKIRSRCGLDAVQYLSFQRHLILFTFFITLICMGVILPINFQGNLQGTKADFGHTTISNLRGDDHRLWIHVLLSLLFLPLGILIMKRFSTTLKTEDGGACISSRTIMLAKVPRSFCTEPKISAYFYRHHSNLEIDKIYIARDVSKLIPLYNKWNRVRLARIYCEVHDKDLLVSHGRLGLSTICCTTSEKAYDYYCSEEKKYFDQLVRCEAIARNSSIGVAFITFKDKTSAQQVNNIYSNFLKKLKNYTRTKYSLENEIKPWKWTIRLAPPPEDIYWENLDYDSHRLFIVKVILVNIALFGVLFFFTSPAYILSQLQLFITTVFGTSDFRLPQKINDFVPTLMLWMLSALLPNIVAYSDLLMGHWRRSVENIWIMKKIFFYLLFMVLILPSIGLTSLLAFARLLFYDNAISHPSKLKWNCIFLPDNGAFFVNYVITSALVGTGLELIRFTELFMYAVRMWLAKSIAEVSSVRCANLFEFPFGYNYGWILLIFALTIAYAVVCPLITPFGLFYLIMKHGVDRYNLYYAYKRSKINKNIHFLAVNCVIVSLLIQQGILLFFNIIRYGNNNNSVILSPMAVFSIIIISICCIIFIIYILYSALEYPILSKSIRNMPQSDPCENVINAEKEMEYIPEVLNLNIITSMPFTILKVDSSSSIGNLCTSVSQSYGTMINNEDD from the exons ATGATGGATGATTCTCTCTCAGACACTCAGTGTCTGAATCCTGGACTTAACTCTTCTTCTTTCCCCTTTTCTCTGAGTTCGAATCCCTATGGGGGAATCCCACAAAACATATTGGCTAATTTCGTGGCCTGGACTTTTTTGATTGTTCTCTTCGGAATTTTACGTCGATTTGCGGGTAATTATGGTCGATTGGCATTAATGAGGATATCTTCGCCCAGTATTGATTCTCCCTGGACTCAAGTGTTTTATCCTAATGACTTGGATGGGGATATGGATGAGGATTCTGGAGGATTTTATTCATGGCTAATTTCTATATTTACTTTATCTGACGCAAAGATTAGATCTAGATGTGGATTGGATGCCGTCCAGTATCTTTCCTTCCAACGGCACCTCATTctctttacttttttcattactttGATTTGTATGG GTGTTATCTTACCAATTAACTTTCAGGGTAATTTACAAGGAACAAAAGCGGATTTTGGTCATACAACAATTTCTAATTTACGTGGAGATGATCATAGGCTGTGGATTCATGTTTTactctctttattatttttaccattgGGAATTCTTATAATGAAACGCTTTAGTACTACACTTAAAACTGAAGATGGGGGTGCATGCATAAGTTCAAGAACTATCATGTTGGCAAAAGTTCCAAGATCTTTTTGTACAGAACCGAAAATATCTGCATACTTTTACAGACATCATTCAAATTTAGAAATAGACAAAATATACATTGCACGGgatgtttcaaaattaataccattatataataaatggaaTAGAGTTAGACTTGCTCGAATTTACTGTGAAGTGCATGATAAGGATTTGTTAGTCAGTCATGGAAGATTGGGCTTATCTACTATATGCTGTACTACTTCGGAAAAGGCTTATGACTATTACTGttctgaggaaaaaaaatattttgaccaaCTTGTACGATGTGAAGCCATTGCAAGGAATAGCTCAATTGGAGTCGCTTTTATCACATTCAAAGACAAGACTTCCGCGCAAcaagttaataatatttatagcaattttctcaaaaagttaaagaaCTACACCAGAACCAAATATAGCTTAGAGAATGAAATAAAGCCGTGGAAGTGGACAATACGTCTAGCTCCACCACCAGAGGATATTTACTGGGAAAACTTGGATTATGATTCGCATCGGTTATTCatagttaaagttattttggtTAACATTGCTCTATTTggtgttctatttttttttacttctcctGCTTATATACTATCCCAACTGCAACTTTTTATAACCACAGTATTTGGTACAAGTGATTTTAGACTACCCCAAAAGATAAATGATTTTGTTCCCACATTGATGCTTTGGATGTTATCTGCGCTTTTGCCAAATATTGTGGCTTATTCAGATCTACTTATGGGGCACTGGAGACGAAGTGTTGAAAATATCTGGATAatgaagaaaatctttttttacctTCTATTTATGGTTCTAATTTTGCCCTCCATTGGACTTACCTCTTTACTTGCTTTTGCTCGATTATTATTCTATGATAATGCAATTAGTCATCCTTCTAAACTTAAGtggaattgtatttttcttccgGATAATGGtgcattttttgttaattatgtcATCACTTCGGCTCTCGTGGGAACAGGCTTGGAATTAATCAGATTTActgaattatttatgtatgcagTCAGGATGTGGTTAGCTAAATCCATAGCTGAGGTATCATCCGTTCGATGCGCAAATCTGTTCGAATTTCCATTTGGTTATAATTATG GATGGATTCTTCTTATCTTTGCCTTGACTATTGCTTATGCTGTTGTTTGTCCTTTAATTACTCCATTTGgattgttttatttgataatgaaaCATGGAGTTGACcgctataatttatattatgcatataaacggtccaaaatcaataaaaacattcacTTCCTTGCAGTTAATTGTGTAATTGTTTCACTTCTAATACAGCAAggtatattactattttttaatattatacgtTACGGAAATAACAACAACTCAGTAATTTTGAGCCCAATGGCTGTAttttctatcattattatttctatttgctgcataatatttattatctatattttgtatAGTGCATTAGAATATCCAATTTTAAGTAAGAGTATTAGAAACATGCCACAATCAGATCCCTGTGAAAACGTCATAAATGCTGAAAAAGAGATGGAGTATATTCCAGAAGtattaaatctaaatattattacttcTATGCCCTTTACGATACTCAAGGTAGACAGTTCTTCTTCAATAGGAAATTTGTGTACTTCAGTGTCCCAAAGTTATGGTACTATGATCAATAATGaagatgattaa